CTTTAAACCTGCGTTGGAATCATTTATATTCTGATAAATTGTTTGCAAACTTATCTTTGATATACAGCGATTATTATTACGGTCTTGATTTGGATTTCGTAGGTTTCAAATGGGATTCCGGAATCAAAAATTACAACATCAAATACGATTTCAAAAACTACATTTCAGATAAATTCAAACTTAATTATGGTTTAAACGGAATTTATTACGAATTCAATCCGGGAACTATTAAACCAACTAATTCTAAATCTGGAATTAATCCGGATCAATTAGACAAAAAATATGCTTTTGAACCTTCGGCATATATTGAAGCCGAAAACCAACTTTCAAAGAAATTTACTGTTTCTTACGGATTACGTTATAGTTTATTCTATCGTTTAGGTGCATCAACCATCAATTATTATGATAATAACCAGCCTGTAGTTTTCAATACAGATATGGAGATTTATGAAAAAGGAACTCCAACTTCGACTAAATATTACAGCAAAAACAAAGTAATTCAAACCTATAATAATTTAGAACCAAGATTTGCAGTTTCGTATCAGCTAAATGACGACCAATCGATCAAAGCCAGCTATAATCGCATGGCACAATATCTTCAGTTAATATCAAACACCTCATCTCCTACTCCGCTAGACGTTTGGATGCCAAGTGACAATTATATCAAACCACAAATTGCAGATCAGGTAGCATTGGGCTATTTCAAAAACATCAAAAACGGCGCTTATTCATTAGAAGTAGAAACTTATTATAAAAAGATCCAGAACAGACTGGATTATATTGATGGTGCCGATTTAATTGCAAACAACGCCATCGAACAAGTAATCTTAAACGGACGAATGCGTGCTTATGGTCTGGAAATTATGCTAAAGAAAAACGAAGGTAAATTCAACGGATGGATTTCATATACTTTGTCAAAATCAGAACAGCAAACTCCCGGAAGAACGCCCGAAGAAACTGGTATCAACAATGGCCAATGGTACAGTTCAGCTTATGACAAAAGGCATAATCTAGCGGTAACATCAGCTTATAATTTAAACGAAAAATGGTCTTTTGGAGCTAACTTTGCCTTACAATCCGGTCAGCCGGTTACGTATCCAAACGGACAATATGAGTATTTAGGAATTACGGTTCCGAGTTATGGATTGCGAAACAAAAATCGTTTACCAGCCTATCATCATTTAGATGTTTCGGCAACTTTGACACCTCGAAAAAATAAAGACAGAAACTGGAAAGGCGAATGGGTTTTTAGTATTTACAACTTATACAATCGCCAT
This genomic interval from uncultured Flavobacterium sp. contains the following:
- a CDS encoding TonB-dependent receptor, which produces MITKKIGLLFILLFTTLTSFSQEKFTLSGTITDNKNNETLIGVSIYIPALKIGTTTNEYGFYSLTVPKGEHEIEISYVGYQTIPKTITLNQNTKINFAINEDGEKQSGEELQEVVITDNRKKINIKSPEMSTNKLSIATIKKMPVVLGEVDVLKSLLLLPGVTNAGEGASGFNVRGGGADQNLILLDEATIFNSSHVFGFFSVFNPDAIKDLKLYKGGIPARFGGRASSVLDIYQKDGNSKEFHVNGGIGLVSSRILAEGPLVKDKGSFLIGGRASYAHLFLKLSEKNKNNSAYFYDLNTKLSYKLNDNNNLYLSGYFGRDVFSLNKSFTNIYGNSTLNLRWNHLYSDKLFANLSLIYSDYYYGLDLDFVGFKWDSGIKNYNIKYDFKNYISDKFKLNYGLNGIYYEFNPGTIKPTNSKSGINPDQLDKKYAFEPSAYIEAENQLSKKFTVSYGLRYSLFYRLGASTINYYDNNQPVVFNTDMEIYEKGTPTSTKYYSKNKVIQTYNNLEPRFAVSYQLNDDQSIKASYNRMAQYLQLISNTSSPTPLDVWMPSDNYIKPQIADQVALGYFKNIKNGAYSLEVETYYKKIQNRLDYIDGADLIANNAIEQVILNGRMRAYGLEIMLKKNEGKFNGWISYTLSKSEQQTPGRTPEETGINNGQWYSSAYDKRHNLAVTSAYNLNEKWSFGANFALQSGQPVTYPNGQYEYLGITVPSYGLRNKNRLPAYHHLDVSATLTPRKNKDRNWKGEWVFSIYNLYNRHNAASINFRQNVDTGSNEAVQTSIFGIVPAVSYNFKF